The DNA segment TCATAGCCGCGGAGAATCACTTCATAACCGGATAATTCTTGCCTCCCTTCAGGTGAAATTAAGATTTTTTGAGCTTTTGCAGCTTGAATAACTTTGTAAACATTTTGGGCGGAAAAATCCACTTGAAATCGATCCCAAACTGCTGGAATAAAGCCGATTATCTGATTGGTTAAGATTAAGGCAGCTACCGAAATAAGTAAGTAGTTAGCTATTTTTCCCCGAATCACTAACTTTGGGAGTATTTCTACCCAGAACGATCCCCACACAAAGACTAAGGGAATCCATGTTTTATCAGGCGGAAAAATTCGTTGGATTAATATCACCATTAGCGGCAAAATACTGAGTAGCAAAAATAACAGTACGCTTGCTTTTTTGAAGTACCAATATTCCCGCACCCAGTAACCAAACATAATTGCCGAAGCAAGGCCACCCAGTTTATAAATCGTTATGGATTCCCAAACATAATTCCAATATTCAAATAGAAACCCCCATATTTCAGCATAAGAATACGCTTTAAGTAATTCATTTTGACGGAGATGAATTACATTTACAAAGGTAATTGCCGGTAAATACCATGTTAATAGCATTAACATTAGCAAGCAGGAATAAGCAATATATTTTTTGTATATGTTAACGTTTTGCTTGTTTACAAATAAAAACCAGATGCTGCTTGTCGCCCACCAGTATCCAAACGTTGGCTGTGTGGCCCCGGCTACAAATCCACTGATAAGGAGTCCACTTAACCATGCAGTGCTATTGGGTTTGGTATTCCACTGCACCAAAGAAATTAAAAATAGACACACCGAAACAGCAAACAGCAGATAACCACGCCCCAAAAAACTGTATAAAGCAACTGAAAGACCTAATCCGATTACGCTAACAACAAAAGTTCCCCTCCAAAGACCAATCAGTTTTTGGACATACAGCCACAGAAAAGTTATTGAACTAAGACCTAAAATCAGATTTGGCAACCGCATACAAAAATGGAAATCTGAATATATTTTATGCAACAAGCTGGTTATCAATGTGTATAAAATATGATTTCCGGGATACGGATAGTAAACTAATGCGTATAAGGGAGATTTTCTCACATGGGATTCATAAAACCACGCTTCGTCATAAGTCATTGGAAAAAACAGCAAGCCGGCTACCCAAAGTCCGCCCAATACGATAGTTATCCAAAATAGCCCCCAGCGTTCTAAGGTATTCGCCGGCCATAGTTTTTTAAATCTATTTTGAAACCTGCTGAAGGCTTTAAATAATTGTGTTACAAAATATTGAATAGAACAGCTTTGAAGTGATACAAATATACCCGCCCAAAAGCATCCCAGCACAGCCAACAAAATTAATATTGCGTAGTATTTGGATTCCGTAAAGAAGCCGTTACGAATTTGCTCTTGTAGCGGTAAATCTGCTGATAAATAACGAATAATTTGCTGAATACTGCCTTCATAATCCCAAAACACCAAAAGACCTAAGGTTGCCCACAAGACAATGACAAGAAATATTCCCAAAAACCAAATACTTCCGGTAATTATGGAAATTAAGCCATTACGTCGCACAAGTAAATATCAATAAACAAAATTGAACAATTATGTTCAAACTCTTTTGCAATATAAAAAATTATGGTTTAGAAAGTATGATGAAGTTTTTGGCAACAAGGAGTAGCTTTACTGTTTATGCCTGAAGTCAAAGTTACTTGCGCCCTTATTGCCAAAGTACAAAAGTATCCAGAAAATAGATTGAAAAACAAATATCAGAATTCTTAGTGTGTCATTTGCCGGAAATATTTTCTTCAATTCAGAAGACAAAAAACGTAAATAACTCAAAAAAATAAATTGATTAACAGACAGTTAGAATATAAAACTATATTCTGAAAAATGATGTAAAGATTGAAGGAAAGATAACCTTAGATTTCAGGCTATTACAAAACAGAATAGCCGACCTCAAATATTCTTTAAGGTCGGCTGTCCTATTTCATGAAAGTAGTTAATCTGTGATTAAAATTTTGCCTACGGAAATACTGCTGCCGTTATTGATTAAACGCACGAAGTATAATCCTTGCGGTAAGTTATCCCGATTTATTATGACTAAGTTCCCGGATAAGTCATGCAGTTCTTTCACTACCTGCCCCATATTATTTTCGATAGTTAGGTGCGCGTTTTGTAATGGAAAATCTACCCGCAAAATAGCTTGATTAGAAAATGGATTTGGGTAAATTGCAGTCTGAATAGTTTGTGCAGGAAGTATAGATGTAATTAAGGGTTGGGATTTAAAATGAACCTCATCAATTTTTAAGGTTGAACCTACATAAACCGTTGATGAATCTTCCCATTTAGAGGAATGGAAACGGACAATAGCGGTATCTGGTGTCATGCCTAAGCTAAAAGGGACTTCCATATATTGATAACCCGAGCCGGCTGTTTTTCCAAGCCTCTTAACGTTACCACCTATCTGATTACCATTACTTTTGAACATGATCAATACTTCTGCACTATCATTGCTCATTGGGTCATACTTATAGTAGAAAGCGAGTGTATCAGTTGCTTTTGAAAAAGAGTTTCCGCCTATCCAGCATTGGCAACCGTTAATCCAATCTCCGTTACCCACATAGCTGGAGTTTGCTGCGGGATTTCCGTTTCTATCACCCAAAGCAGTTACCAATTGTGCTGCGTAATTTCCTGCTGCTCTGTCTGTGGTGCGGGTAAATCTTTCTTCGGAGGAGAAATACGCCCAGTCAGTAGGAGTGTAGAATGTGTTATTAGTCCAATTTTCAAAATCCCCATTAAAAAGAGCCGGTTGGCTGGTAACGCCGGTAAAACTCACGTTGTCTAACAATAGCATACTTCCGGTACGACTTAATGCTTCATTAGCAAAATCGCTGGATACTGCACCAAAGATTACCGTATCAGGAGTAACTGAAAGTGCTGGAGACAACGTAAAGTTAAAAGGTGTGTACGTATTATGAGTTCCATAAAAAGAGTAAATATATGATCCGATAGGAGCCCCATTTTTCTTGAATATTAATATTAGCCTAGATGTATCCGGTGAAGGAATATTGGACTTGTAATATCCTTGTATTCCGGTTGGAGTTTGATTATAGGGGAATCCGCCCGGCCAGTTTGGAAAATTATTATTTGGTTGCGCATTCAGGATATAAGAAAACGCATTACCTCCGCCACAACTTGTAGTGGTTAGCTTAACGGCATAACTGCCGGTATAAGCATCCGTACTCTTAACTACATTAGCTGACCCACAATGGGAGAGGGCATCTCCATTGGAAGAAAGATAGTTTGTAGGACTTTCATACGTTGTAGAATTCCATGACTCAAAATTTCCATTCGGAATAGAATTTTGAGCACAGCCAATATTCACAAAAACAGTAGCTAAAATAAAATAAGCCAAAAACGGAACTACAGATTTAGTTTTCATTATGAGTATTAGCGAATAGGTGTCTATTTATTTGATATGTTTTTATTTGTTTAATATATTATTGTTTCAACCCCCTAAAAGTTGGACAATATTTGTGTGTAAAGATAGTAGATTTTTTGAGCCTGTTGCACGACAAAAAAAATTAAAATATTTAACTATTTGATTTTGAATTNNNNNNNNNNNNNNNNNNNNNNNNNNNNNNNNNNNNNNNNNNNNNNNNNNNNNNNNNNNNNNNNNNNNNNNNNNNNNNNNNNNNNNNNNNNNNNNNNNNNNNNNNNNNNNNNNNNNNNNNNNNNNNNNNNNNNNNNNNNNNNNNNNNNNNNNNNNNNNNNNNNNNNNNNNNNNNNNNNNNNNNNNNNNNNNNNNNNNNNNNNNNNNNNNNNNNNNNNNNNNNNNNNNNNNNNNNNNNNNNNNNNNNNNNNNNNNNNNNNNNNNNNNNNNNNNNNNNNNNNNNNNNNNNNNNNNNNNNNNNNNNNNNNNNNNNNNNNNNNNNNNNNNNNNNNNNNNNNNNNNNNNNNNNNNNNNNNNNNNNNNNNNNNNNNNNNNNNNNNNNNNNNNNNNNNNNNNNNNNNNNNNNNNNNNNNNNNNNNNNNNNNNNNNNNNNNNNNNNNNNNNNNNNNNNNNNNNNNNNNNNNNNNNNNNNNNNNNNNNNNNNNNNNNNNNNNNNNNNNNNNNNNNNNNNNNNNNNNNNNNNNNNNNNNNNNNNNNNNNNNNNNNNNNNNNNNNNNNNNNNNNNNNNNNNNNNNNNNNNNNNNNNNNNNNNNNNNNNNNNNNNNNNNNNNNNNNNNNNNNNNNNNNNNNNNNNNNNNNNNNNNNNNNNNNNNNNNNNNNNNNNNNNNNNNNNNNNNNNNNNNNNNNNNNNNNNNNNNNNNNNNNNNNNNNNNNNNNNNNNNNNNNNNNNNNNNNNNNNNNNNNNNNNNNNNNNNNNNNNNNNNNNNNNNNNNNNNNNNNNNNNNNNNNNNNNNNNNNNNNNNNNNNNNNNNNNNNNNNNNNNNNNNNNNNNNNNNNNNNNNNNNNNNNNNNNNNNNNNNNNNNNNNNNNNNNNNNNNNNNNNNNNNNNNNNNNNNNNNNNNNNNNNNNNNNNNNNNNNNNNNNNNNNNNNNNNNNNNNNNNNNNNNNNNNNNNNNNNNNNNNNNNNNNNNNNNNNNNNNNNNNNNNNNNNNNNNNNNNNNNNNNNNNNNNNNNNNNNNNNNNNNNNNNNNNNNNNNNNNNNNNNNNNNNNNNNNNNNNNNNNNNNNNNNNNNNNNNNNNNNNNNNNNNNNNNNNNNNNNNNNNNNNNNNNNNNNNNNNNNNNNNNNNNNNNNNNNNNNNNNNNNNNNNNNNNNNNNNNNNNNNNNNNNNNNNNNNNNNNNNNNNNNNNNNNNNNNNNNNNNNNNNNNNNNNNNNNNNNNNNNNNNNNNNNNNNNNNNNNNNNNNNNNNNNNNNNNNNNNNNNNAAAAAATCAAAATTTATTTTGAACGGGAGAAAATTTGGGCTTTTTTAAAAATTTAGAGGTTATGCAACGCGCTCTTTTGTTTTGTTTGCCTTCACAAAAGTAGCTACGTCCGCCTGAATTTTGTCAAGGGCGGGTGCTGGCGCATCGCCTTTGGCGACCCTTGACAAAACGGCGGCCTACGCTGTGTTTGTTTCGGCAGCCAAAACAGAAAAAAAGCTGTAAGATATTGATCAGGTGATAAATAACCTATACTACGGTGGAGGCGTTGGGTGTTGTAAAAGTGGTAGTAGCGGATAATAACGGCTTGTGCGTGGTACAGGGAATCAAACTGGTAAGCTCAATGACTTCTCGTTGCAACAGACTGTGCAGGGCTTCTATATGGGCGTTTTCCTGCGGGGTGGCAATTGTGTGTAAACTCCTGTAATACACCTTGTTGCTTTAGCCAGTCGCACACGCTGTGGGCGATGAACTGGCTACCGTTGTCATTACGAATGGTGATGCCCTGAACCTTGGTTTGGGGTAGCATTTTTTCTAACAAGCTCACCACCTGTTGCTGGCGAATACTCAGTAACAGTGTATGGATCTGTACTTTGCGACTATACACGTCCAGCACGGTGAGCAGGTAGCTGTTGCAACGCCAACCCTCAAGCCAGATATATTTGATGTTCATCTCGAGATACTGGCCGGGGTAGGTGGCTGTTATCTTTCTTATTTCCACAAACTTGCGTTTACCGTTAGTATGCACCCATTTTTTGGGGTTGAAACACTTGGCTACTATCTTTTTCAGCCGCTCATTTTCCGCCTCCAATACCCGTTGGCGTGGGACAACGCGCTTATACTGAGGCGTTAAAGCCTATACACCGCCGCTGTTGAACTGGCCTTTCCACCGGTAAAACAGGCTTTGCGTCAGCTCATACCTACGCAAGGTCTCCGCCATACCGTGGTGCTCGGCAAATTGCAGAATCTCAGGTTTCTGCTCCGTTGTAAATTTTCTTTTTTCTGCCATAATTTTCCCAAATTTAATATACTAAACTGTTTCTCCAATTTAGTCCAGCCTTTCAGGGGGCTAAAACATTATTTTTCAAATTTAGTGGCTTTCATCAGGCTGAACATCTTTGTTAAAATTAACCTCCAAANNNNNNNNNNNNNNNNNNNNNNNNNNNNNNNNNNNNNNNNNNNNNNNNNNNNNNNNNNNNNNNNNNNNNNNNNNNNNNNNNNNNNNNNNNNNNNNNNNNNNNNNNNNNNNNNNNNNNNNNNNNNNNNNNNNNNNNNNNNNNNNNNNNNNNNNNNNNNNNNNNNNNNNNNNNNNNNNNNNNNNNNNNNNNNNNNNNNNNNNNNNNNNNNNNNNNNNNNNNNNNNNNNNNNNNNNNNNNNNNNNNNNNNNNNNNNNNNNNNNNNNNNNNNNNNNNNNNNNNNNNNNNNNNNNNNNNNNNNNNNNNNNNNNNNNNNNNNNNNNNNNNNNNNNNNNNNNNNNNNNNNNNNNNNNNNNNNNNNNNNNNNNNNNNNNNNNNNNNNNNNNNNNNNNNNNNNNNNNNNNNNNNNNNNNNNNNNNNNNNNNNNNNNNNNNNNNNNNNNNNNNNNNNNNNNNNNNNNNNNNNNNNNNNNNNNNNNNNNNNNNNNNNNNNNNNNNNNNNNNNNNNNNNNNNNNNNNNNNNNNNNNNNNNNNNNNNNNNNNNNNNNNNNNNNNNNNNNNNNNNNNNNNNNNNNNNNNNNNNNNNNNNNNNNNNNNNNNNNNNNNNNNNNNNNNNNNNNNNCTAGTTCATTTTTTTTGACATGGCTTTTGCGAGCTACTTTTACCTTTGTCCCAAAATGCTTTGTGGCATATTTAAGCACTGTGTTGTATTTAATATCCTTGTTAAACTCATTGGCTATCCATTCCTTGAGTTCAATATACCCTGCCAGTCCATTTTTAGGGTCATGCAGTTTCTCTTCCATTTTTTTATGCTCTTCCTTGGTGAACACTGATGGCTTTCCTGCTTTCCCTTTCCTACCATTATGTAGCAAGGTGTCCATACCTCCTTTTTTGTAGGCAGTGCGCCAATTGTGGATGCTTTGACTGCTGGCACCAATGGTATCCATCAACTCACGTTTAGAAATACCTTTACTGCCCGCCTCTTTCATCGCTACCAACATTTTGATGCGAGGTTGCATCATTAAAGACGATGATTTTAATGATTTTCTCAACTCAGTCAAACTTTCTGATACAGGAATATATAATGCAAATGACATAATGATTTATATTAAAAACCAAAAATAAAATAAAAAATCCAATATGCAAAATATTGGTCTTGTTTATTTTTCACTATCGTATAAGACGAACCATTTGTCGACCCTGAACCTCCACCTAAAAATACTATACAGGGGGTTCTTTTTTAAAACGTGAGAAAAAACAGCACGTATTCAGATGGATACGTTAGATTTTTATTGTCAGAAAATTATTTAGGACACTATTAAAATCTCATCAATTGTAAAGGGCAAAATTATTTCCAAATGCCTAATTTGATATTTAAAAATAACTACCTTTGCGCATCGAATTAATACAGATGTTACGATTATATGTCGTCTTGGGGTTATTCTTGTTAGTATTTACAACAGACGGTTACGGTCAACGATTTCAGCGAAAACAAGGATGGTGGGTAGCAAATGCCGGTGTTGGCGTTCTGACTTTTTGGGGAGATATTCAGACCACTCCTGTACCTTCAAAAGTCAACTTAGGTGTTAATATAGGAGCCGGCCGTATTTTTAAGAATGGCTGGATGTTAAGTGCTAATTTACTGTATGGCGGATTGAGCGGCAGTAAAACTAACCGTAGAGAAGGTATTATTCGTTCACAGGAATCTTTCTCCACATCTTTATTCGAGTTTAGCGTCCAGCAAAGCGTAACTTTCTATAAGTTCAAGATTCGTAGAAACTCCTTTATTCGTGCCCGAGAGCATTCTACCATTCCGATATATGGATTTGTAGGTATCGGTATTTTCGGCACTAACCCTGAAGCAAGAATAGACAGAGCCGTAGCACCGCTAAATATTCCAAATCCGGAAATAAAAAAACCTGGCTCCTCAGTAGATATTTGCTTTCCCTTTGGGCTTGGTACAAGATATTATTTAACCAAAAAAATCTTAATCGGCGCAGAAGTCGGCTGGAGACTAACGCTATCAGACCAAGTTGATGTCCGTATCGGAAGAACAAAAGAAAACGATATGTATTCCTATATTTCAGCAAATATAACTTACTTACTTTCTAAGCCTCGTAGAGGAATGGAATGCCCACGCTGGTGGTAAAACTTGACTTAGTCATTCAATATAATTTTAGAGGCTGTCTTAAAAAGGCAACCTCTTTTTTTTAATCTTTTTTTAGTTATTTTTGTGCATTAGCAGTGAGGATAATAACTTTTGATATAAATATAAATTACAAAAGTGTCTTTCTGTGTTAAGTTTTTATGATGCTTTTGAACCATAATCATTTTTTATCTAACAAAATCATTGAATAGAAAAATTTTAACCATAGATTTATAGCCTTAATTTTTACGTGGAAATTGATTTTATTAAAGATTTAAACGAGCAACAGCAAGCGGCTGTGCGTCATTTAGAAGGTCCTGTGGTAATTATTGCCGGAGCTGGCAGTGGTAAAACGCGCGTACTTACGTACCGCATAGCTTATTCTATTGCCAAACAAGTAGCTGAACCGCACCAGATTCTGGCACTGACTTTTACCAACAAAGCCGCCAAAGAGATGCAGGAAAGAATACATCAACTTATCGGTAGCCCCGCTAAAAGCCTCTGGATGGGTACTTTCCACTCTATCTTTGCCAAAATATTACGCTTTGATGCCGATAAAATCGGCTTTACCAATAACTTTACCATATATGATGCTGATGATTCAGCCAATTTAGTCAAAAAGATAATATCTGAACTCGGCTACGACGAAAAAGTATTTAAACATAAAAGTATCTATCACAAAATTTCTGCTGCTAAAAACCATTTAGTTCAACCTACCGGATACTTAGCCTTTGTTAAGTTCCTCGATGCCTATGAAGAAACTACAGCTAAGGTTTATGCCGCTTATCAAATGCGACTCTTGAAAGCCAATGCAATGGATTTTGACGATTTACTAACAAATACCGTAAAACTTTTTTCTGACCATCCGGAAATACTGTATCGGTATCAGAACCGCTTCCG comes from the Bacteroidia bacterium genome and includes:
- a CDS encoding T9SS type A sorting domain-containing protein translates to MKTKSVVPFLAYFILATVFVNIGCAQNSIPNGNFESWNSTTYESPTNYLSSNGDALSHCGSANVVKSTDAYTGSYAVKLTTTSCGGGNAFSYILNAQPNNNFPNWPGGFPYNQTPTGIQGYYKSNIPSPDTSRLILIFKKNGAPIGSYIYSFYGTHNTYTPFNFTLSPALSVTPDTVIFGAVSSDFANEALSRTGSMLLLDNVSFTGVTSQPALFNGDFENWTNNTFYTPTDWAYFSSEERFTRTTDRAAGNYAAQLVTALGDRNGNPAANSSYVGNGDWINGCQCWIGGNSFSKATDTLAFYYKYDPMSNDSAEVLIMFKSNGNQIGGNVKRLGKTAGSGYQYMEVPFSLGMTPDTAIVRFHSSKWEDSSTVYVGSTLKIDEVHFKSQPLITSILPAQTIQTAIYPNPFSNQAILRVDFPLQNAHLTIENNMGQVVKELHDLSGNLVIINRDNLPQGLYFVRLINNGSSISVGKILITD
- a CDS encoding transposase family protein translates to MEAENERLKKIVAKCFNPKKWVHTNGKRKFVEIRKITATYPGQYLEMNIKYIWLEGWRCNSYLLTVLDVYSRKVQIHTLLLSIRQQQVVSLLEKMLPQTKVQGITIRNDNGSQFIAHSVCDWLKQQGVLQEFTHNCHPAGKRPYRSPAQSVATRSH
- a CDS encoding transposase, with amino-acid sequence MAEKRKFTTEQKPEILQFAEHHGMAETLRRYELTQSLFYRWKGQFNSGGV